A stretch of the Nicotiana tabacum cultivar K326 chromosome 6, ASM71507v2, whole genome shotgun sequence genome encodes the following:
- the LOC107815962 gene encoding uncharacterized protein LOC107815962 codes for MPALPFPQKMKREKLDKYFGRFMEMLKKLYVNIPFTEVLTQMSAYAKFLREILSSKRKLEETTVAKLNAHCSAILQNKILQKCGDLESFTIPCSLGSEKFDKALFDSSASINLMPLSVFRKLEGELEVIKSIPVYLQMANQTTIFPEGIIEDILVRVDKAILDIYEGKLDLRVGNEQIAFRIKRMMKYRSDEASAYSCFKLDVVGESAEKYKFDKLVGDTLERYTGAKAGGATEKVQKAIGWTTVNIQGISPAICMLKILLEENSKPVVQPQRKLNKNLEERISPVQILPKNVNMIVVKIEDNELIPTRTVTGCRMCIDYRMLNDAARKDHFPLPFIDQMLEKVAGHGCYHFLDGYSVCNQIPISLEDVEKITFTCLSGIFAYKRMPFGFCNALTTFQRCMISIFSDLNRKCLENLELMLERYEATRLVLNWEKCHFMVKEGVVLGYKVTTHGIEVDRDKSLTALLAKDVKFVFTVECLKAFELIKEKLSSPIMVTPDWSQRFEMICDASYVAVGAVLGKRKDKMFRPIYYASRTLNDA; via the exons ATGCCAGCTCTACCATTCCCTCAAAAGATGAAGCGGGAAAAACTTGACAAATATTTTGGGCGGTTCATGGAGATGCTCAAGAAACTTTATGTGAACATTCCGTTTACAGAGGTACTCACTCAGATGTCGGCTTATGCAAAGTTCTTGAGGGAAATCCTGTCTAGCAAGAGGAAATTAGAGGAGACAACAGTGGCCAAGCTGAATGCGCACTGCAGTGCCATATTGCAAAATAAAATTCTCCAAAAGTGTGGGGACCTAGAAAGCTTCACCATACCATGCTCGTTGGGGAGTGAGAAATTCGACAAGGCTCTCTTTGATTCTAGTGCTTCAATAAATCTAATGCCTTTGTCTGTGTTTAGGAAACTGGAAGGTGAGCTCGAAGTGATCAAATCAATACCAGTGTACCTACAAATGGCTAACCAGACCACCATTTTCCCTGAGGGAATCATTGAGGATATTCTAGTACGGGTGGATAA AGCTATCCTTGATATCTATGAGGGGAAACTTGATCTTAGAGTGGGCAATGAGCAAATAGCGTTCCGGATAAAGAGGATGATGAAATATCGCAGTGATGAGGCATCGGCCTACTCATGTTTCAAGCTAGATGTTGTAGGAGAATCTGCTGAAAAATACAAGTTTGACAAGCTTGTGGGGGATACTTTAGAGAG GTACACAGGAGCAAAAGCTGGTGGAGCTACTGAGAAAGTACAAAAGGCCATTGGCTGGACCACGGTTAATATTCAAGGAATCAGTCCAGCCATTTGCATGCTCAAAATCCTACTGGAAGAAAATAGTAAGCCAGTGGTGCAGCCCCAACGCAAGCTGAATAAAAATCTGGAGGAG CGGATTAGTCCAGTACAAATTTTACCTAAGAATGTAAATATGATAGTGGTAAAGATTGAAGacaatgaattgatccccacgAGAACAGTCACTGGGTgtagaatgtgcattgattatagaatgCTGAATGATGCAGCaaggaaagaccacttcccacttcccttcattgatcagatgctcgAGAAAGTGGCTGGACATGGATGTTACcatttcttggatgggtactcagtCTGTAATCAGATACCCATTTCCCTAGAAGATGTTGAGAAGATTACATTCACTTGCCTATCGGGTATTTTTGCTTATaagaggatgccatttgggttctGTAATGCACTGACCACTTTTCAGAGGTGCATGATATCTATATTCTCCGATCTAAACAGGAAGTGTctagag aATTTGGAGCTTATGCTTGAACGTTACGAAGCCACTCGCCTGGTTCttaactgggagaagtgccacttCATGGTGAAAGAAGGAGTTGTCCTGGGCTACAAAGTGACTACACATGGCATTGAAGTTGATAGAGACAAG TCATTGACTGCATTGCTAGCGAAGGATGTTAAGTTTGTGTTCACTGTAGAGTGCTTAAAAGCATTCGAATTGATAAAAGAAAAACTTAGTTCTCCCATTATGGTGACCCCTGATTGGAGCCAGCGATTTGAAATGATATGTGATGCTAGTTATGTAGCTGTGGGGGCAGTTTtggggaaaagaaaagataagaTGTTTAGGCCCATCTACTATGCAAGTAGGACACTGAATGATGCTTAA